The following is a genomic window from Equus asinus isolate D_3611 breed Donkey chromosome 3, EquAss-T2T_v2, whole genome shotgun sequence.
ATTATATAACTACATACAGTTTTAAGATGCTATATAAGAATACATGCATATTTTTTTACTATGTAAAACACAAAGTAGACCTATCTATTAGAGATTCATTATTTAACTTATGTCACTTTCAAAGATTCCACAAATGTTTACTTTTAATTCACATGTTactgtttaatatatatttacactTTGCCTTTACAAATGGTATCATGAGAGTTGGAGGGTTCTGTCAtcagaacaaaatatttttaaaataaatcacatcggagaatgtattaactactttataaaaattatttttgaatgagATTTGATCAGTTTCCAGAGATTCACATTGAAGGGTGCTTATTATTAGAAGGTATGGGGAATTTATTCACTACAACGTTGCACCTAAAATACTGCTAAAATATATCTCCAAAGacgaaagaagtaaaagaaagagatttCAGTTTCCTAAAGGAAAGAGTCTGATTTTGTTAGAGAATGAAAAATGACTAAGCAAAGTGTGATAAATATACTGGTAGCATaaattagcaaagattcctaATGAAATCTTTGTATTTATCGCCAAAACGAAAAATGTGCTTCTGAAAAAGTATCCatgatataaaattatgtatCTATTTTCCCACTAACTTCCCCCATGTAACTAGTGAAGCATCCATTGtggtggaaaggaaaaaaaaatgtttttatttgacaaatatgactttattttgaGGCTAACACATTTAATTCCTATGTCTAAATATACTGGACCCTAAATACCCTCTTGCCACCTATTCTTGGTGTGTGTGAACTTTACTTTGAAATTTCTTAAGAGGTGTGTCATAATGAAAATTACCTTTTGCTGATTAAAGCTTCAACTTCTTCCagagtgaaaaggaaggaaatgaacatttattaacCATCTACTAAGCGCTATATATATGACTTTATTCAAACCAAAAAGATGAGTATTACaaaaacagcccctccctctgTTACCACTGAAGAACTTTTAAGAGGGAAAATGACTGTAGACAGAATCCTTAATCTGAGACTCATAAATAGTATAATCATTCCTTCACTTATTCAACACATTTTTACTGAGAAATGACCATAAGTCCAAGCAGTATTCCAAGTACATGGAATGTATCCGTGAACAAAACAGATCAAAGTCCCTACCTTCACAAAGCTTACATTTCAGTTGGGAGGAGACAAATAATGAATCTAACAATAAGTAAAATACATAAGGGATGTTACATATTAAGTACTTTGGATAAAATGAAGCAGGAAAGGGAAAACGGAGTGCCGGAGGCAGAACTCAAATTCAAAAGCGTGACAGGGGAAGGTCTTGCTGAGAGGATGGTATCTCAGCAGTGATTAGGTGAGGAAACTGGCCACGTAACTATTAGGGAAGAGTATTCTAAGTAGAGGAAACTATATACTTTTGATATTTTATCCTTTAAGTTGATGCAACGTTACCTTTTATAATGGTGTTTCCTTTTTATAGTTGAAGCTCGGGTCAGAACCCTCAATCTGAAGCTTCAGGGCTTGTTTAAGGCTTAATTCCGTCTCTGAGGAAGGATACCCTTCTAACACTTCCTGATGCCCTCGATCTTGTACTGTTCGTGGGACCGAAACCCTACCGAGAAAAACCTGGTTGCTCTGAAGATGATAATTTGGATTTGTCAttattccatttctcttcttctgctccCCACTTTGTTGGTGAATAAGAAATTGCTGTTGAGATCGACCAATTTCTTGCTGAGTTGAAGGTATCATAATTTTGCACTGAGATTCTGCTGGCATTTGCTTCAGCGGGGCGCTAGTCCCAGATTTGGCTGTAGGCCCTCTTTTATCAAACTGAGTCATTTCATATTCTAAAACTTTTGGCTGTGAAGAGttattttgtttagcttttttccCAGCTGACCCAGATTTACTGGAATTTTCTGATTTCCCTCCTTTATGTGTTTTAGTTGACTTCAAACTGGGCTTTACTTGACTCCACTCAAACTCACTACTCGGTGAATTATGGCTCTGTCCCAAGGACTGCGTTGTGGAAGACGGGGAAACAATCGACTGTCGACTTCTACTGCGTGGCAATGAATGCTGCTGAATTTGTTCTGTAAATGACAAGTTGTGAAAGCTATCAATCGGCACTGTTTGCGCCGTTGCTGTAGATGAAGTAGTTCTCAAAGATGAATTTTTTGAGCTTTTCAGGGAATTATTTGACAATGATGACTTCTGACGATCTACAgtagaatctggagattctgaaGGAGAGCTGAACGCATGAGCTGGCCCATTAGGTAAACCACGCAAGGAAGGCTGCATATCCCCTCCACCAGTACTACCAGAGCTGTTTGATTTAATTGTTAATGATTGCATTTTTGAAGACACTGATTGCAGAGGTTTTTGCTCCATTGTGTGAACAGGAGATGGCGAACAGCCATTCAGACTAGATGCACCATATTTTTCTAATAACTTAATTATTTGAGAATGTCCATTTTTGGCTGCAACACGCATAGCAGTGCGTCCAAATTGATCAGCATGGTTTGGATCAGCACCATGCTCTAATAAAACCTGCACAACGTCAATGTGTCCTTCCTGGGCGGCAATACACAGTGCCGTGGCGCCCTGATTACATGTGTGGTCAACTACGGCGCCATGCTCAATCAGCAGCTGAACCACTTTGACATGGCCCTGCCATGCTGCAGACTGCAAGGCAGATCGCTTCTCGTTGTCTGCAGCATTGATGTCAGCATGGTAGGTTATCAGAACCTGCACCATTTCCAAATGGCCTTGCCAGCAGGAAACATGAAGTGCTGTCCTTCCTTCAGCATCACTTGCTTCTACATTTGCACCATTTTCTAAAAAGTACTCAGCCATTGTAAGTTGGTTTTCTAAGGCCAAAATATAAAGTGTAGGCCTACCATCGGCATCTTTGTAGTTCACATCAGCTCCATGGCTAAAAAGCAATTCAACAATGTCCCTGTGCCCTTCTAATGCAGCAACCCGCAGTGCATTTCTTCCATCATAACCTCTTTGATCAATGTTAGATTTATTTTCCAATAATATTTGAACACAATCATAATGACCCTCTTGCGAGGCTAATATGAAAGGTATTCGTCCGTCATTATCGATCTCATTTGTTCTAGCACCTTGTTCAATAAGTGCTTCACATATTAATCTGTGACCTTCAAAAGCTGCCATGTGCAAAGGTGTCCATCCAGCATCATCTCTGTGATTTTCATCTAACCCTCTATCCAGCAGAGTACGTACTACCTCAACATTTCCTTGGGCTGAAGCTATGCTGAGGACTGTCCTACCTTCACTATCAATGCTATCCACAGCTGCACCCCAAAACAAAAGTGTGTTTACAACTGAAGCATGGCCCATAGAAGCTGCTGCTAAGAGGGGTGTACGGCCATTGTTATCTGTGTGGTCCACATCGGCTCCCCCCTCTAAGAGCAAGTCAACCACATCGACATGTCCTTCATAGGCAGCTACTAGCAGTGGAGTCATGCCATCTTTATCACAATGATCAACTTCAGCACCTCGATCAATTAAAAGGCTAACGACTGATGCATGTCCTTTACTTGCAGGCACACAAAGGGCAGCTACAGAGAGTGCAGTCCTGCCATCAACATCCTCATGATTCACTTCTGCTCCATGGTCCAGCAGGTGTTCCACAATTTCTCTATGTCCCATGTATGCTGCTGCTATCAAAGCAGTTCTACCTTCATTATCAGCTTTATTGACTTCAGCACCATGTTGTAGCAAATTCAGTACAATATCTTCATGTCCTCCCCAAGCTGCTGCTCTCAAAGCTGTTCGGCTATCAGCATCTGCACAATCCACTTTTACGCCAGCATAAAGGAGTGCAGAGACTACCTCAGTGTGGCCACCCCAAGCAGCAGATCTTAATGCTGTCCAACCATCTTGATCAGTATGATTAATATTTGCTCCACACCCAATCAAACAATTGACCACCTTGGTATGTCCTTGTCTAGCAGCTAGggtgagtggtgtatgtccatgaGCATCTTCTATCTCTAAATCTGCTCCCCTAGAGACAAGTAAATTCACTACATCAAGATTGCCACTGTATGCAGCATTAGCCAGTAATGTTCTTCCATTTGAATCACACTGATTTACTGAAGCTCCATTATCTAATAATGTCCGAATGGAATCCTCTCTTTCTAAGGCTTGTCGGACTATGCATGACGTACGATCATCTTCGCTGTTGACATGAGCCCCAGCTTTAACCAACAGCTGTAGCACTTCTTGTTCCTTGGGTATTAAAGTAGACAGGGAGTCTCTGACAGGTGTACCATTCCAGATCATCCACAGAGCTAACTCAGCTGTCTCTAACTGTAAGTTTGAATTAATTAAGTGCAATGCAAATTCTTGTGCTTCCAATGGTGTTAAATTCTTGGCTTGACAGGTATAACTCATAGCCAACATTCTGTGTCCTTCTGCTGCATTACATAAATACTTCTGAGTGCAGTGTTTCACATCCAGAAGCCACTCTGCAAAACTATAGTGAAACAGTATTTTCGTATTTCCTAGTCCATCAACAAGCAGTTTAGAGAGCACATCTAACTTGCGTTGAAAGTCTTCCAAAGTTAATGACATATTTTTGGTCCATACTGCATGATACAATTCTGTTATAGTCAAAGGTCGGCAGGCTGCAAGAATCACATTCAAAATAGGCTGAACCTTCGCAAATTGTTTTCTTACAAAAAGTCTTTGACAGAGCCAGAGATACAGACCATTCAGAGTTCCTGGGATGTCACGAATCTCTCTCAGCATAATAAAATTTTCTACAACTCCATCTAGGACTCGTTCTAGATAAAGAAAGCATCCACTGCTTTTAATGTGCAGTTGATTTAACATCTCTGCAGTTTCTTTTGTGAGGTGTTGTCGCAAAGCTTCTTCTTGATCTAAACGATGAAGAATGTACTGCTGAACATCCTTAACAATATACGCCTTCCGAAGGTCATCTAAACTTATTTTTCGAAAACCTACAGAAGAGACAAAAAAGCAGATGCCATCAGTTGAAAATGATTATAGAAGTTGCCATATACtcaaaaaaaatgtctttaacaTATAATGTATAATAAACTAACAAGCAAATAAAGCAATATTAAATCAGCTAATACTAATAAATTAATATCTATTAGTATATAAAtcacttttcttctccttctgtaaaaACACACTGATGGCAGATAAACTGCTTCATTTTCCTATCTACAAGTGGAaggatttcctcttcttttatggCTCAGTTCTCTTCTCAACTTCAATAAGAGAAACTAAACTAAGCAATAGACAGTCTTACATACATATCCATAAAAGCACCTTGTCAAGATTTTCTGAACCCCTAAATGACTAGGAGAGAACGTTGCAGAAGATATAACaaataaagtttgtttgtttttacaaccTGGTCTTTTTCATATGACAAATTTACATATTTCTATTTACATACCTGAATGTACCCTAGCTTTAATTATGGGCATGAGTATTTACATCATCACCTGTCACTGcttttaaattacattattttatgtgttataaaattaaaataattaaatctcaGACTGTCAATAAATAGCTTGACCATTAAGATGCAACTTGGTCAAATTAAGCTAACAAAACTTCAGCACTGTAAAAATAAAGCAACTTAAAACTCAAAGCAACCTAAAAACATACTAGTCACAGCTATTTGAAATTCACTTTAACTTCTTTACAGGAAACCacaatttcattttccaaaggaAGATATCCTGATTTCTAAACACGAATTTATTAGACAATTGTGTATTcatcttacaaaagaaaaaaaacgctGAGTGAATGAACTTCCTTTAGAGATAAATCCAGAAATCAAGCAAAGATTAGCAATGTCAATTAATACTAAGTAAAATATCCTTTTACCCAttgaataaaacatatatatatcacaaatatatatatttatatcaccTACTATATGTCAGTATGTCAGGTACTAGGTGAGGagattagatttttattttgtcataaCAAGTCAGTGAGGAATTTTGATCAAGGCAATAAAGTGaccagattttcatttttttacttctttttgaggaagattagccatgagctaacatgtgctgccagttctcctctttttgctgaggaaaagtggcctgagctaacatctgtgcccatcttcctctactttatatgtgggacgcctgccccagcatggcttgatgaggagtatgtaggtctgcacctgggatctgaacatgtgaatcctgggctgccgaagcggaatgtgcaaacttaactgctgcaccactgggccagtccccaggTTTGCATTTTTACAGATCATTCCAACATCACTAAACAGGAAGAACTGGAGTAGAGACTATAGGCAAAACCTTTTAAAGATGCCGTGATAAGGTCTAGATAAGAATCACTAAGGGCCTCAACAACCACAGCAGcagcaaagataaaaataaaccatgGATTCAGGAATTACTGATAAAAAGCTAAATTGCATAGAGCTTAGTGAGtgtggagaaggaaacagaagaggagtGAAAGCTGACAGTAATTTCCCGCTTGGCCAACACGATGGAAAAAAAGACCACTGAAGGATAAACAATAGGTTTGGAGAAAAAGCTGATAAATTCAGTTTTGTGATAATGAGTTTGAACTGCTTAGATGAAATGGgacaaatttattgaaaaatacaacctaccaagaatGACACATGAAGAAATAACAAATCTGCATAGCTCTAAATCTATACAAAAAATGGAATCtgtaattacacacacacacacacacacacctctttaACTGATTATACATGTAACTGGGCATTTTCCACAGAATTAaccaaaagataaattttaattatgaaaaaaaaattcctgacaCAAAGAGAGTTTAACACATGCTTAGAAATTCATAATAATCTACATTTACAAGTGATATAAGATAGCTTGCTTCCAACCGTTTTCTGTGTTCATTTGCTTTTggctttaaaaattcattagaaCAATTTAAGTTGGAAAACACTTGGCATGATGctaataaaaagcatttttaaaaacaacggCTATCTGACATTATACACTGTTTTCAAGTTTCCAAAGTGATCTTGTAGATACTGACTGATTCACATGAAAGATCCTATTACCTACTCTaagtaaatacatataatttaaacCTACTTAACTACGATATCATGATTGAAACTTGAGATAACTAAGACAGAATCTAGCCTAAGCCTCCACAGTAACAGGTTCTGTTCCTgagaaagaaacaatggagatCAACATGTACTGAGAATCAACTATTTTTAAAGCAGCCCGTCAAGTACTTATCATATCTGACTTTTCTTTAAGTCAGGCTTATAAGTTTCCctgctttaaaaatgaagaagttaaagctcagaaaggttaggtaAATTGGCCAGAGTAACACACCTAGTAAACTATAGATCCAGGATTCTGCCTGTTTTGACTTTAAAGTTTGCTCTCCATAGGATGAGAACAGGCATAGAAAGCTGTGAAAGAAAATGCGAGTGCTTGATAGAGGAGTAAGGGGTAGAGGGCCGGGGCACCGGATGAATTCCAAAACGAAGGAGAGAAAATGTCACAAAGAACAGACAGAAAaggtttgtaatttaaaaaataaagctttcccAAATCTAAATGCTTAGTAATATGAATTTGGATAGAATAAATTATTATGTTTCTCATTAAGGACAATTATCTGCTCATTAAAACAGAACTAAGAATATCTGTTAATCAACAATTTGAATATCTTGAGTTAAAGTTACTGAAAATAATCGCTTTTTTTAAACTGTAACTTATACATGTAACTCCCTTATTATGAACACGCACAATTTAACACATTGCTatcaaagtgctttaaaaaatttcataagAAAAGGCTGAAAAACGCTCAAAATTTTTAGGGGAATAAAAACACGATTTAGTGAAATGTTGGGCCACATTTCTATCCTTACTTAAAACATTTCTCAGGGCATGAGACCACTCAGCGGTGGTGAGCAGAGTGAAGGAATGATAGGCCCTGTGCCAATATTTATAAACCGGTGCTCGCTGCAATTCTTCATTATCCTGAAGAGCCTGTGGGGATGGGGACCAGGACAATAAAACCTAAGAGCGCACAGTAAGAAAGGTCACTTCTGGCATATTGATATACTAATaaattatgcagccattaaaagagttattaaaaagacaacagagTGACACTAAAAGGcttataaatgttaaatttaaaaagcaggaaatcaAATGGATGTAAACTATGATCTCAACTAGGTAGTATAACATATACAGAATTTAATACAAAATGTTGGTGGTCAGTTATTACTTTATTTCTGAATGATGCAATATTTGAGTAGttctcatttaaaacattttctatgtggaatatgtattattttataatcagataaaataaatatatacaaaaatcttcaaaaattttTGAGGGTTGATTTCTTTGTgcacaaaatgttttcaaatgggCTGCTATTTCTTCCAGGACCATAACAAGTACCAACTGCTATTAGCCTATAATAATACCCTCACGTATTAGTCAAGATTCTGCTTAAGTGCCAAAGCCATTTTCATTAAATTAACTCTAacctgaaatgaaataaaatttttatttaatgaaaatgcTACTAGTCAGTATAGTAAATAcatcaggaaaaacagaaaatctgtttCCAAAAAGTTACATCTTCAGATATGAGTAGATGAAACTGATTTAGAGAAAGTAAATATCTTAATGTTACTGCCCTATGGTGATACATCtgtcaattttaattttgaatgcaTATATCTCAATTCAAAATCCAAAGATTTCAacttaaaataatagcaaaaagcagaaagaaatgtgTAACACATAtataaggaaaactgaaaaatctaagaaaaaagttgaataaatgaaaaaatatgctaTGTTCACTTATgaaaagaaagcatattttaaatgtcaaacatttcctaaattaaaataaaagttttaaccaaattaaaaaatttctttgtttatatcattggtagttataattttaaaaaaatatgctatTAAAGTCAACCTGGAggaataaaggtaaaaatatataatttagaaCAATAATATTAATGGCAAAGAGGGCTGGGAAGTAACTgtgtaagaaaattaaaaatattaaaccaaTGCAGCATTTGCTCAAAAATGCCAACAGATAGTTTAGAAGAGGCGACAGTTTAGAAATATCTCaataacacacagacacacatatatgcacacatacctAAACTTAATGTACAATAAAAGCCGCATCACCAACTAATGGCATGGGGGCCAGTAAGGAGTGCTGAGAAAATTTGTGGTTTGATAAATTATACAAGTTAGAGCCTTATTTTACTCCCTTCAGCGGAATACATACTACATGGATAAAAATCactaaatgtaaaaataagaacaaatataCAACAGTGCAGGACAATACATTAGATTACATATAATAGACTTCAAAAGAATTACAATAACTTTAAAAAGCTGAAGAAAGTAGttgcaaagaataaaagaatataaaacaaacGACCTCTTACTAATCAATAAGAGTATCACTAACTTCCTGAAGGAAATATATGTAAAGGTGAGAAAGTActaattcacaggaaaaaaagagacaaactgACAAAATAAGCataagggggagagagagaattcaacAGTAAGTAAGAAGTGCAAATAAAAATGAGGTACTATTTTTCACATACCaactttgcaaatattaaaaaaaagatatagttCAACAGTAGAAGTTCAGAGAAATCAACACTCTCAGGTAGGAATataatctctttctttctggaCAGTAATTTAACAGTATGTATTAATAACTTCACTAACATTCTTCAGTGTTTACCCCTAACTTCCACATCTATCATCAACAGAAATGAGGTCAAATGCTTATGTACGGCCCAGCATGTTTAATGATTAACAACAACTGAGGGGAAGGCGCAGGGTAAGAGAATCTGACCATAACCCAGTCTTTCCTGATTCCTCCCAGTTCACTGATTTTTCCACCAAGACATGgttcaaagaaaatacaaattcacTTATTCGCAATAACTGAATGAGAGCTTTGTTCTAAGCTCttgttctagatgctggggagACATCGCGGTGGCGAAGACGAGCAAAATTCCCATTCTCGTGTAGGCCACGCCCTAGTGGAGGACACAGACAAACAAACATAACATAACATACAAACAAACGTTCAATAGTAATAAGACGTATTAATAAAacaagatataaagaaagaaagcatgtgACTAAGTAGCTGGGGAggcaaaaatagaaatagaatagaaaaacagagaagccTGTGTGAGATtgatatttgagcagagaacTAAATGTTAAGACAGTAAGAGGCTcaggggaagagcattctagtTAGAGGGAACAGCACGCACAAGACcctaaagcagaaaaaagcagatgtgaaaataacaaatgttgacgatgagaatgtagagaaaagggaaatctaTATGTTGCTGGTAGATGCATAAATTATTTCAAGCACACTAGATAGCAATTTGGCAAAATAAACTAAAGTTCAAACTATACACACTGTAACCCAACGATTCCATGTCTAGGTTTATAATGTAAACCTTTGGCACATGTGCACAAGCAGATGTGCACAGCATTTTCACGGAGTGTTTTTTATAATAGCGAAAAACTAAAGTAATCTAAATGTCCATGAACAGGATAATGGAAAACTTGGAAATTTATTCATGGGAAGGAATAGTATACAGCAGTTTAAAGCAATGAACTGAATTACTTAGCAGTAATAGGAGTAGTGCTCAAAAATAATGTTTGCTAAAAAAAGAGGATATAAAGATAATGACAAGAATAATAGCAGCAATATGTTTatgaagcacctactatgtattaggcactgttctaagtgcttcacatgTAATCAATCTGTCACTTAAcctcacaaaaaccctatgaggAAAGTAACAGGAACGTATAATCCCtatttcatggatgaggaaactgaggcacagataagTAAGTTGTataagatcacacagccagtgaatGGTAAAAGCTGAGATGGTCTATGCAGTGTTTCATTTAtgtaaactataaaaatatacagaatatagCTAAGAGTTGGAAGGATATAAAATAAACTGATACTAGCTGCCTctaatgaagaagagaaaggaacggGATGACAGACCAAAAGGGGCTTCCACTTTATCTGTGCCTGCCACATTAAATGCTGCATACGTATTAGCTATTATCATTCCAATCCCCAAACTTTTATCAACTGCAGTTTTATcactaaaacaaaacagaatactATAATGGAGACCAAAAGTACCACCATTAGTAGCAGGGGAATCTAAAAGAGACAAGCCGACAGAGGGAACAAAGCTGTTATAGGAAATcattttaacaaattaataaGGTTTCACCACTTGGGAAAGTGTATACAACGATTTAAAAGTGATATGACTAATTAACCAATAACTTGATTATTCTCTCTCCAGTTACACCATAAATCCTGTGAGTGGTCCTTGTTTTACACGTTTTTTATTTCCCAGAGCAAAAAGAGTGTTTTACAAAATCTAACAGGAGTCACCACAACTTTACTgtgataggaaaaaaaagagtaaaaaagtcaagtcagaaaaaaagaaaagtgaaagaaggaaaaaacctgatcatgtatttttacatattatatagACTGTTTTCTCACACATCAGAAAAgggttaaaaaaagaatgtatttcaAGAGGTATCCTCAAAAGCTATTGACTCTGTCTCTCCTCTTACACAAAAAAAGGTCTTAGAGTAACTgccattcactttttttttttaaagactatttttttttttaagatttttaaattttttttccttttttctccccaaagccccccggtacatagttgtatattcttcattgtgggtccttctagttgtggcatgtgggacgctgcctcagcgtggtttgatgagcagtgccatgtccgcgcccaggattcgaaccaacgaaacactgggccacctgcagcggagcgcgcgaacttaaccacccggccacggggccagcccctgccactcatttttttaaaaggcatattCACTACTCTCAAGATGCTCGGAATAGTTAGGAAAAATATTAAACTGATCATGGACACAATAGCATAATAAATGCAGCCCTACAAAAGTACAGCAAGCATGAAATACTCCTAACCTTTACTAAGGAAGTTAGGgaaagaatcttgagaaaaaggTAATGTCGAATGATCTTAAAACATTCTATGGCTTGTTTTTAACACAACTTAAAAAACTACAGTTGAGATTAGCTAATGGAACAGATAGAATAGCTGACTGAAGAGTAGAAGCAACAATTAGATTTTCAACCGCGTACTCTCCTCTACGAAAGCAACGCACACACTAGAGTTCATCAATGAAAAACATTTGAGAATAATTATGCTTACCGGTGAACATTTTAGTAACAGCCTTACTCTGTTTTCGGGCAGAACAGAGAAGCAGGAGCCATGGCGGGAAGAACTCATGGTGCCCAGCTAAAAGCTCG
Proteins encoded in this region:
- the ANKRD50 gene encoding ankyrin repeat domain-containing protein 50; the protein is MTNPWEEKVCKMAQTSLLQGKQFYCREWVFHKLQHCLQEKSNCCNSTVNTPSLVMNSGNNASVVSGKGAAWGVLLVGGPGSGKTALCTELLWPSSPTSLQRGLHRQALAFHFCKAQDSDTLCVGGFVRGLVAQICRSGLLQGYEDKLRDPAVQSLLQPGECERNPAEAFKRCVLLPLLGMKPPQQSLYLLVDSVDEGCNVPEGEQTSTSLSGTVAELLAGHHEFFPPWLLLLCSARKQSKAVTKMFTGFRKISLDDLRKAYIVKDVQQYILHRLDQEEALRQHLTKETAEMLNQLHIKSSGCFLYLERVLDGVVENFIMLREIRDIPGTLNGLYLWLCQRLFVRKQFAKVQPILNVILAACRPLTITELYHAVWTKNMSLTLEDFQRKLDVLSKLLVDGLGNTKILFHYSFAEWLLDVKHCTQKYLCNAAEGHRMLAMSYTCQAKNLTPLEAQEFALHLINSNLQLETAELALWMIWNGTPVRDSLSTLIPKEQEVLQLLVKAGAHVNSEDDRTSCIVRQALEREDSIRTLLDNGASVNQCDSNGRTLLANAAYSGNLDVVNLLVSRGADLEIEDAHGHTPLTLAARQGHTKVVNCLIGCGANINHTDQDGWTALRSAAWGGHTEVVSALLYAGVKVDCADADSRTALRAAAWGGHEDIVLNLLQHGAEVNKADNEGRTALIAAAYMGHREIVEHLLDHGAEVNHEDVDGRTALSVAALCVPASKGHASVVSLLIDRGAEVDHCDKDGMTPLLVAAYEGHVDVVDLLLEGGADVDHTDNNGRTPLLAAASMGHASVVNTLLFWGAAVDSIDSEGRTVLSIASAQGNVEVVRTLLDRGLDENHRDDAGWTPLHMAAFEGHRLICEALIEQGARTNEIDNDGRIPFILASQEGHYDCVQILLENKSNIDQRGYDGRNALRVAALEGHRDIVELLFSHGADVNYKDADGRPTLYILALENQLTMAEYFLENGANVEASDAEGRTALHVSCWQGHLEMVQVLITYHADINAADNEKRSALQSAAWQGHVKVVQLLIEHGAVVDHTCNQGATALCIAAQEGHIDVVQVLLEHGADPNHADQFGRTAMRVAAKNGHSQIIKLLEKYGASSLNGCSPSPVHTMEQKPLQSVSSKMQSLTIKSNSSGSTGGGDMQPSLRGLPNGPAHAFSSPSESPDSTVDRQKSSLSNNSLKSSKNSSLRTTSSTATAQTVPIDSFHNLSFTEQIQQHSLPRSRSRQSIVSPSSTTQSLGQSHNSPSSEFEWSQVKPSLKSTKTHKGGKSENSSKSGSAGKKAKQNNSSQPKVLEYEMTQFDKRGPTAKSGTSAPLKQMPAESQCKIMIPSTQQEIGRSQQQFLIHQQSGEQKKRNGIMTNPNYHLQSNQVFLGRVSVPRTVQDRGHQEVLEGYPSSETELSLKQALKLQIEGSDPSFNYKKETPL